One genomic region from Clostridium saccharobutylicum DSM 13864 encodes:
- a CDS encoding substrate-binding domain-containing protein gives MKKKAVALALIGAMIFTTLVGCGSSNTTTDTSTNSSKKGNVTVTFIPKLTGNAFFESANKGAQKYSEQWGFKVDYEGDANASAASQVSVINKAVQQGTNAICLSSVDAAGVKDALKAAADAGVTVTTWDSDVDPSVRKVMVSQGTPEQLGQMLVQMGYDSLKERGKDPEKDAIKYCWHYSNATVTDQNSWQVEGEKYIKSKYPNWQNVAPDNYYSNQDAEQAISVGESILSAHSDIDLIICNDSTALPGQAQAAQNKGLTAKNVTITGFASPNSMKQYCNDGILTRWGLWDCGIQGAMGCYMAYYIASGNSVKVGDKIEIPTVGTVEVMPNSVLDPKADDSDTSSGVVLLPERTIFTKDNMNNYDF, from the coding sequence ATGAAGAAAAAAGCTGTTGCATTAGCACTTATTGGTGCAATGATATTCACTACACTTGTTGGTTGTGGTTCAAGCAATACTACAACAGATACATCAACTAACAGTTCTAAAAAAGGAAATGTTACTGTAACATTTATTCCCAAACTTACAGGTAATGCATTTTTTGAATCTGCTAATAAAGGAGCTCAAAAGTATTCTGAACAATGGGGATTCAAAGTTGATTATGAAGGTGATGCTAATGCATCTGCAGCTTCACAGGTTTCTGTAATTAATAAAGCAGTTCAACAAGGTACTAATGCTATTTGTTTATCATCTGTTGATGCTGCTGGTGTTAAAGATGCACTTAAAGCAGCAGCTGATGCAGGTGTTACAGTTACTACATGGGATTCTGACGTAGATCCATCAGTTCGTAAAGTTATGGTTTCTCAAGGAACTCCTGAACAATTAGGTCAGATGTTAGTTCAAATGGGCTACGATTCATTAAAAGAACGTGGCAAAGATCCTGAAAAAGATGCTATCAAATATTGCTGGCATTATTCAAATGCAACAGTTACTGATCAAAATTCATGGCAGGTAGAAGGGGAAAAATATATAAAATCAAAATATCCTAATTGGCAAAATGTTGCACCAGATAACTATTATTCAAATCAAGATGCTGAACAAGCTATTTCTGTTGGTGAATCTATATTGTCTGCACATTCTGATATTGACTTAATTATATGTAATGATTCTACAGCACTTCCTGGACAAGCTCAAGCAGCTCAAAATAAAGGATTAACAGCTAAAAATGTTACTATCACTGGTTTTGCGTCACCTAATTCAATGAAACAATACTGCAATGATGGAATCTTAACTCGCTGGGGTCTATGGGATTGTGGTATTCAAGGTGCTATGGGATGTTATATGGCATACTATATTGCTTCTGGTAACTCAGTAAAAGTTGGAGATAAGATTGAAATTCCTACTGTAGGAACTGTAGAAGTTATGCCAAATAGTGTACTTGATCCTAAAGCAGATGATTCAGATACTTCTTCAGGAGTTGTATTACTTCCAGAAAGAACTATATTTACAAAAGATAATATGAACAATTATGATTTCTAA
- a CDS encoding ABC transporter permease, which yields MNVIKKFINRRESTSIIFLIALYVIVGIINPTFMQSDNIMLCLNGATIYTICAIGMAFVIFTGEIDASIGATLGLSAAVVATMVRDGEPFIIAVLAAVCIGLIIGLINGVGVAVLKVPSIIMTIGINSVIRGFSYVYTGGAWVENVPKDFKGLSQKGIAGLSWMYIGTIVVMISIYMFLTRTKRGRYFHAVGDNEDGAIHLGLPVTKTRLISFVICAVCASLASVVFVSRIGFVTPTSGNGYEMKAIAACVIGGISLSGGIGNMVGATFGALIMASISRILVFLGFSSDYDNTITGILLIAIVVLDAIIQHRNTEKARRERLCARTEATDENKAIGGNI from the coding sequence ATGAATGTTATAAAGAAATTTATAAATAGAAGAGAGTCCACTTCGATTATTTTTTTAATTGCTTTATACGTAATTGTTGGAATTATAAATCCTACATTTATGCAGTCAGATAATATTATGCTTTGTTTAAATGGTGCTACAATTTATACAATCTGTGCCATCGGTATGGCATTTGTTATATTTACTGGTGAGATTGATGCATCCATCGGTGCTACTTTAGGTTTGTCCGCTGCAGTTGTGGCTACTATGGTAAGAGATGGTGAACCTTTTATCATTGCAGTGTTAGCAGCTGTATGTATAGGTTTGATTATAGGATTGATTAATGGAGTTGGTGTTGCAGTTCTTAAAGTGCCATCCATTATCATGACCATTGGTATTAATAGTGTAATAAGAGGGTTTTCATATGTGTACACTGGTGGTGCCTGGGTAGAAAATGTTCCTAAAGATTTTAAGGGACTTTCACAGAAGGGGATTGCAGGATTGTCATGGATGTACATCGGTACAATTGTTGTAATGATTTCTATATATATGTTTTTGACAAGGACAAAGCGTGGACGTTACTTCCACGCAGTTGGTGATAATGAAGATGGTGCAATTCATCTTGGTCTTCCTGTTACAAAAACACGTTTGATCAGCTTTGTAATTTGTGCAGTTTGTGCATCTTTAGCATCTGTTGTATTTGTCAGCCGTATTGGATTCGTTACACCAACATCTGGTAATGGTTACGAGATGAAAGCTATTGCAGCTTGTGTTATTGGTGGCATTAGTCTTTCAGGTGGTATTGGAAATATGGTTGGTGCCACATTTGGTGCATTGATTATGGCATCTATCAGCCGTATATTAGTATTCTTAGGATTTTCATCTGACTATGATAATACAATTACTGGCATTTTGTTAATTGCTATAGTTGTTTTAGATGCAATAATACAGCATCGTAACACTGAAAAAGCAAGAAGAGAACGATTATGCGCTAGAACTGAAGCAACTGATGAAAATAAAGCAATAGGAGGAAATATATAA
- a CDS encoding sugar ABC transporter ATP-binding protein translates to MGERIMSENILSGKKINSKSTLLSVYDIYKSFARNQVLKGITLDVCEGEVLALVGGNGAGKSTLMKIIMCIYRQDKGDIYVDGKKVTSSKPLDAMELGMYLVPQEPMLFPNMSVEENIIVGFNEKPGELHKRLIDLQKQLGWEMDLSRKALTLSIAEQQLVELLRGLLRNAKLLILDEPTSALTFNEVESLFKIINDLKKKNIGIIYITHRLEEVFKIATNVAIMRDGIITLSGPVKDFTREMLVQGLLPSDVKENKQFFNSKLPDYKNLKPIFSLRDFSGYGFKNISFDVYPGEILGLAGVVGAGRTELAITIFGKDSVLGGKAYLGGKDITGMPTAKVIENGINYVPEDRRQDGIFKIGDIALNTSCGALKKLSKFFMNFKVEEQITGKYIDDLHIKVTGQDQLIGSLSGGNQQKVVIARILATHPKLIILDEPTRGIDASARSDVYMIINELKNQGFSVLLISSDMEEIIQLSDRVITMFQGCINHTFQKADINEKNLMSAAFGVYEDKEEGEKI, encoded by the coding sequence ATGGGGGAAAGGATTATGTCAGAAAATATTTTAAGTGGTAAAAAAATTAATTCCAAGAGCACGCTCCTTTCTGTATACGATATTTATAAATCATTTGCTAGAAATCAGGTATTGAAAGGTATAACTCTTGATGTGTGTGAAGGTGAAGTATTAGCACTGGTTGGAGGGAATGGTGCAGGTAAGAGTACATTAATGAAAATAATTATGTGTATTTATAGACAGGATAAAGGTGATATTTATGTTGATGGCAAAAAGGTTACAAGTTCTAAACCATTGGATGCAATGGAACTTGGAATGTATCTTGTACCTCAGGAACCTATGCTTTTCCCCAATATGAGTGTGGAAGAGAATATAATAGTAGGTTTTAATGAGAAACCTGGGGAGTTACACAAACGTCTTATAGATTTGCAGAAACAGCTTGGGTGGGAAATGGATTTAAGCAGAAAGGCTCTGACTTTATCTATTGCAGAGCAGCAACTGGTAGAACTTCTTCGTGGACTTTTACGAAATGCAAAATTATTAATTTTGGACGAACCTACTAGTGCATTGACATTCAATGAAGTAGAATCTCTTTTCAAGATTATTAATGATCTTAAGAAGAAAAATATTGGTATCATATATATTACTCATCGTCTTGAAGAAGTATTTAAGATTGCAACTAATGTTGCGATAATGAGAGATGGTATTATTACACTTAGCGGACCAGTCAAAGATTTCACTCGTGAGATGCTTGTGCAGGGTCTGCTTCCTTCGGATGTAAAAGAGAACAAACAATTTTTTAACAGTAAATTACCAGATTATAAAAATCTTAAACCAATTTTCAGTTTAAGGGACTTTAGTGGATATGGATTTAAAAATATATCTTTTGATGTATATCCTGGCGAAATATTAGGCTTAGCAGGAGTAGTAGGAGCTGGTCGTACCGAACTTGCAATAACGATTTTTGGTAAAGATTCAGTACTTGGAGGAAAGGCTTATCTTGGTGGAAAAGATATCACAGGAATGCCTACTGCTAAGGTTATTGAAAACGGTATCAATTATGTACCTGAAGATAGACGACAGGATGGCATTTTCAAAATTGGTGATATAGCATTAAATACTTCATGTGGGGCTTTAAAAAAGCTTAGCAAGTTCTTTATGAATTTTAAAGTAGAAGAACAAATTACTGGTAAGTATATAGATGATTTGCATATTAAAGTAACTGGACAGGACCAGCTGATTGGAAGCCTTTCAGGAGGTAATCAACAGAAGGTGGTAATAGCTAGAATTCTTGCAACTCATCCAAAGTTGATTATATTAGATGAGCCTACCCGTGGTATTGATGCGTCAGCTCGTAGTGATGTGTATATGATTATAAATGAACTAAAGAATCAGGGATTTTCAGTTTTACTTATTTCATCTGATATGGAAGAAATCATTCAGCTTTCAGATCGTGTAATCACTATGTTTCAGGGCTGCATAAATCATACATTTCAGAAGGCTGACATCAATGAAAAGAATCTTATGAGTGCAGCCTTTGGAGTCTATGAGGACAAGGAGGAAGGTGAAAAAATATGA
- a CDS encoding HD domain-containing phosphohydrolase: protein MNKEIISGLVYNASLLLSISLIYILFFLKYDKKNIWRKIIAGVAIGFIGILLMENRIQLVQGIIFDTRSVLVSVTAMFFGFIPAFVAAVIIIIWRIIIGGSGTIMGVIVTLATFGIGLTWNKIRFKEILSQKSNVFIEFHLVSFISHLAMLMCTLALPKNMILIVLKQIAPSILLIYPIVSLILSLVLLDAYKKNQTRLELEESEVKYKKLYYEYQNQLTLLKTLINSVPDLIFYKDVNGAFVGCNSAFEKLAGKKEKDIIGFNDFNLFDKEMATLFTDIDKQTLIQNKSIINDEIVTYPDGTKVFLETLKTSYSNSDGTALGVIGISRDITERKKREEENLYLTYHDVLTGLYNRRFFEEQIEILNTKQQMPLSVIVGDINGLKLINDTLGHNEGDKLLTEAAKILKNCCEEESVVCRTGGDEFYILLPKTNNQGAKLIVDRIIKKCKEYSDEKDKETYYISIALGQSTKIKIEEPFEKVFKNAEELMYRIKLLEHKSIHSSIISSIKTTMFEKSNETEEHAERIAKLSRKLGENIGLNNEELNDLELVAMLHDIGKISVDGSILKKISQLTEDEWYEIRKHPEVGYRITNASQELMHISEYILCHHERWDGKGYPQGLSGTNIPLLSRILAIVDSYDAMTQDRGYKKAISKDDAILELLKNAGTQFDPDIVKIFVDELEHE, encoded by the coding sequence ATGAATAAAGAAATAATAAGTGGGCTTGTATATAATGCATCATTGCTATTATCCATAAGTCTTATTTATATATTATTCTTTTTAAAATATGATAAAAAGAATATATGGAGAAAAATTATTGCAGGTGTTGCAATTGGATTTATTGGAATTCTGTTAATGGAGAATAGGATTCAACTTGTTCAAGGAATTATTTTTGATACAAGATCAGTTCTTGTTAGCGTAACAGCAATGTTTTTTGGATTTATACCAGCCTTTGTTGCAGCTGTAATTATAATAATATGGAGAATAATCATAGGTGGAAGTGGTACTATAATGGGGGTTATTGTTACACTAGCAACTTTTGGAATAGGACTTACGTGGAATAAAATTCGTTTTAAAGAGATACTCTCCCAAAAAAGTAATGTATTTATTGAATTCCATTTAGTTAGTTTTATTTCTCATTTGGCAATGCTTATGTGTACATTAGCATTACCAAAGAACATGATTTTAATTGTGCTTAAACAAATTGCTCCATCAATTTTATTAATATATCCAATAGTATCCCTGATACTTTCTTTAGTACTTTTAGATGCATATAAAAAGAATCAAACAAGGTTAGAGCTAGAAGAAAGTGAGGTAAAATATAAGAAACTTTACTACGAATATCAAAATCAGCTAACATTACTTAAAACTCTTATAAATTCTGTTCCTGATTTGATTTTTTATAAGGATGTAAATGGTGCATTTGTAGGATGCAATAGTGCTTTTGAAAAATTAGCAGGAAAAAAAGAAAAAGATATAATAGGCTTTAATGATTTCAACCTATTTGATAAAGAAATGGCAACACTTTTCACAGATATTGATAAACAGACACTTATACAAAATAAGTCCATAATAAATGATGAAATAGTAACTTATCCTGATGGTACAAAAGTATTTTTGGAAACTCTTAAAACCTCATATTCAAATTCTGATGGCACCGCTTTGGGCGTTATTGGTATAAGTAGAGACATAACTGAACGTAAAAAAAGAGAGGAAGAAAATCTTTATCTTACTTATCATGATGTTTTAACTGGATTATATAATAGGAGATTTTTTGAAGAACAAATAGAAATTCTTAATACGAAGCAGCAGATGCCTCTTTCTGTAATTGTAGGAGATATCAATGGACTTAAGCTTATTAATGATACTTTGGGACATAATGAAGGGGATAAGCTTCTTACTGAAGCAGCTAAAATACTTAAAAATTGTTGTGAAGAAGAAAGTGTTGTATGTCGAACAGGAGGAGATGAATTTTATATTTTACTTCCTAAAACCAATAATCAAGGTGCTAAACTAATTGTTGATAGAATAATAAAGAAATGCAAGGAATATAGTGATGAAAAAGATAAAGAAACATATTATATAAGCATTGCTTTGGGACAGTCAACTAAAATTAAAATTGAAGAACCTTTTGAAAAAGTATTTAAGAATGCAGAAGAACTTATGTATAGAATTAAACTTCTTGAACATAAAAGTATACATAGCTCAATAATTTCCTCAATAAAAACAACGATGTTCGAAAAAAGTAATGAGACAGAGGAACATGCAGAAAGAATTGCTAAGCTGTCAAGGAAACTTGGAGAGAATATTGGACTGAATAATGAGGAATTAAATGATCTTGAATTAGTAGCAATGCTTCATGATATTGGAAAAATTAGTGTTGATGGAAGTATTTTAAAAAAGATTAGCCAACTTACTGAAGATGAATGGTATGAGATAAGAAAACATCCGGAAGTAGGATACCGTATAACTAATGCATCCCAGGAGCTTATGCATATATCAGAATATATTCTCTGTCATCATGAACGGTGGGATGGGAAGGGATATCCTCAAGGTTTATCAGGAACCAATATCCCTCTTTTATCACGTATATTAGCAATCGTTGATTCATATGATGCAATGACTCAGGATAGGGGATATAAAAAGGCAATATCAAAGGATGATGCCATTTTGGAACTTTTAAAAAATGCAGGAACTCAATTTGATCCAGATATAGTAAAAATATTTGTGGATGAATTAGAGCATGAATAA
- a CDS encoding metal-dependent hydrolase gives MTGKTHMAIGACAATLMLPSNDIKIILGGTALSVVGSLIVDIDTPKSKGATFFKNLFGCTIILLILGLVVKEKFNINIFNYITQNTEFSKIIPALCILLILIVLGLKSPHRSFTHSIIGFILFAIPIYIMTGELYKWFAIGYIAHILADMLNKKEIKILYPLKKGIALSFCSADGIVDKLLFIGSVGIIVLAYASCISSLW, from the coding sequence ATGACTGGAAAAACTCATATGGCAATTGGGGCATGTGCAGCTACTTTAATGCTTCCATCTAATGATATAAAGATCATCTTGGGAGGAACAGCTCTATCAGTTGTTGGTTCGTTAATAGTAGACATAGACACTCCTAAATCGAAAGGAGCTACTTTTTTTAAAAATTTATTTGGATGTACAATAATTCTTTTAATTTTAGGATTAGTAGTAAAAGAAAAGTTTAACATTAATATTTTTAATTACATAACTCAAAATACGGAATTTTCTAAAATTATTCCTGCTTTATGTATATTGTTAATTTTAATAGTTTTAGGTTTAAAATCTCCACATAGAAGCTTCACCCATAGCATAATTGGATTTATATTATTTGCTATTCCAATATATATAATGACAGGAGAATTATATAAATGGTTTGCCATTGGGTATATAGCTCATATATTAGCTGATATGTTAAATAAAAAAGAAATCAAAATACTATATCCATTAAAAAAAGGCATAGCTTTAAGTTTTTGTAGTGCAGATGGAATAGTAGACAAGCTATTATTTATTGGCTCTGTAGGAATAATTGTTTTAGCGTATGCATCTTGCATTAGCTCATTATGGTAA
- a CDS encoding ABC transporter permease: MKEKFKKDHLKFKFRWEYFLILFIIAEVFIFGSMNPKFLMPRVLFGSFNDFISICIISIFMCFVFITGGIDLQAGSIVGLSSIIIGVTWKNMGISIVTACAIAVFIGCLCGALSGFFVAFTNVQPMVITLGGSFLYSGLAIAVSNMSNTAAYLGISGFPESFTAFTQKRFLGIIPSQVLIFIALAVIAYIILHGTKYGRQIFLCGINKRAAEFSGINAKAIIMSTYIFSGMAASFAGIIMTSYLGSSKADFGSDLTMPIITAVILGGTSTLGGKGGVLGTALAAVVIGIMRFGLSMNGLSNQYLDIPVGIMLVVVVAASTASKNQKINSFIQQHFNFKQKLNNKAQSNK; the protein is encoded by the coding sequence ATGAAAGAAAAATTTAAAAAAGATCATTTGAAATTTAAATTTCGTTGGGAGTATTTCCTAATACTATTCATTATTGCAGAAGTATTTATATTTGGCTCCATGAACCCTAAGTTCTTAATGCCACGTGTTTTATTTGGGAGTTTTAATGATTTTATTTCTATTTGCATCATTTCAATATTTATGTGCTTTGTATTTATTACTGGCGGTATAGATTTACAGGCTGGTTCTATTGTAGGTTTAAGTTCTATCATAATTGGTGTTACGTGGAAGAACATGGGGATAAGTATAGTCACAGCTTGTGCAATTGCTGTATTCATTGGTTGTTTATGTGGTGCATTAAGTGGATTCTTTGTAGCATTTACTAATGTACAGCCAATGGTAATAACACTTGGAGGATCGTTTTTATATTCTGGACTTGCTATTGCAGTATCAAATATGTCAAATACAGCTGCTTATCTCGGTATAAGTGGATTTCCAGAATCATTTACAGCTTTTACACAAAAACGATTCTTAGGAATAATACCTTCACAAGTTTTAATTTTTATTGCACTTGCTGTTATTGCTTATATTATTCTTCATGGCACAAAATACGGAAGACAAATATTCCTTTGTGGTATTAATAAGCGCGCAGCAGAATTTTCTGGTATAAATGCAAAAGCGATTATCATGAGTACTTATATTTTTTCAGGTATGGCAGCATCTTTTGCAGGAATCATTATGACAAGCTATCTTGGTTCTTCAAAAGCTGATTTCGGTAGTGATTTAACAATGCCAATTATTACAGCAGTAATATTAGGTGGTACTTCTACCTTAGGAGGCAAAGGAGGAGTTTTAGGTACTGCACTAGCAGCTGTTGTAATTGGAATTATGAGATTTGGACTTTCTATGAATGGACTATCAAATCAATATCTAGATATTCCAGTAGGTATAATGCTAGTTGTTGTAGTTGCAGCAAGTACTGCTTCTAAAAATCAAAAGATTAATTCATTCATACAGCAGCATTTTAATTTTAAACAAAAATTAAATAATAAGGCACAATCAAATAAATAA
- a CDS encoding putative cell wall binding repeat protein, translating to MIKKHFNKIIALGIVATSVLAINPIGASAEWKQDSNGWWNTEGSSYSIGWKLIDGKWYYFDSSGYMKTGWIQDGGKWYYLYGSGAMAKNTVINGYELAYDGAWIQSAQKKCEKVTINENSNFNIDQFINTMKTKVDNLEVKAEKPFSDFLPDATRKIVDIDGEYLNVYIYSSNQEMEKAASSIYSNGYEYTCTSANAGTTSVGNGWNKFHHFYKKGNIIVQYGGTKENIFYDLNDIFGEQFIGYIKNISIKKVNSEYKKISDITGINLDDITKIVFGDGRGYKQITVEDEQKVKEFIKYLDGYVITEGKNPESTGWIHSADFYINETDVMSVTFVDPLIINRNYYNIIQGGLDAKKIEDFLKSIDNSYDIRAGL from the coding sequence ATGATTAAGAAACATTTTAATAAAATTATAGCTTTAGGAATAGTTGCTACATCAGTATTAGCAATTAATCCAATAGGAGCAAGTGCTGAATGGAAACAGGATTCCAATGGATGGTGGAATACAGAAGGTAGTTCATATTCTATAGGTTGGAAGTTAATTGATGGAAAGTGGTATTATTTTGATAGTAGTGGTTACATGAAAACAGGATGGATACAGGATGGAGGTAAATGGTACTATTTATATGGTAGTGGTGCTATGGCTAAAAACACTGTTATTAATGGATATGAATTAGCTTATGATGGAGCATGGATTCAATCTGCACAAAAAAAATGTGAAAAAGTCACAATTAATGAGAATAGCAATTTTAATATTGATCAATTTATTAATACTATGAAAACAAAAGTAGATAATCTAGAAGTGAAAGCTGAGAAGCCCTTCAGTGATTTTTTACCTGATGCGACAAGAAAAATAGTAGATATTGATGGCGAGTATTTAAACGTATATATATATAGTAGCAACCAAGAAATGGAGAAAGCAGCATCAAGTATTTATAGTAATGGATATGAATATACATGTACCTCAGCTAATGCTGGAACAACATCTGTTGGAAATGGTTGGAATAAGTTTCATCACTTTTATAAGAAAGGAAATATAATTGTTCAGTATGGTGGTACAAAAGAAAATATTTTTTATGATTTAAATGATATTTTTGGAGAACAGTTTATAGGGTATATAAAAAACATTTCTATAAAAAAAGTTAATTCCGAATATAAAAAGATAAGCGATATAACTGGTATAAACCTTGATGATATTACAAAAATAGTATTTGGTGATGGAAGAGGATATAAACAAATAACAGTTGAAGATGAACAAAAAGTTAAAGAATTTATAAAATATCTTGATGGTTATGTTATTACGGAAGGAAAAAATCCTGAATCAACAGGATGGATACATTCTGCAGATTTCTATATCAATGAAACAGATGTAATGAGTGTAACCTTTGTTGATCCACTTATTATTAATAGAAATTATTACAATATTATACAAGGAGGGTTAGATGCTAAAAAGATTGAGGATTTTCTAAAATCAATTGACAATTCATATGATATAAGGGCTGGTTTATAA
- a CDS encoding ankyrin repeat domain-containing protein → MKISEILFGPKTKSISRIIEKGNLDELNNFITNGGDVNKIYDDKSLLHYAIDNCGENYFQVIELLINNGADINSTQSYYKELPLHRACARIRPQMDVIKLLLERGSKVNIENITGKTPIFNCNFSFSVELLNLLLKYGADIKHTDKYDNTILHDDYIMCGDPYDFEEYLKVILSLGVDINSKNNEGKTPLNLCKDRKIENILIQYGAKTIIN, encoded by the coding sequence ATGAAAATTAGTGAAATTTTGTTTGGTCCAAAAACAAAATCTATTTCAAGAATAATAGAAAAGGGGAATTTAGATGAACTTAATAATTTCATAACAAATGGTGGAGACGTTAATAAAATATATGATGATAAGAGCCTGCTTCATTATGCGATAGATAATTGTGGAGAGAATTATTTTCAAGTTATAGAACTTTTAATAAATAATGGTGCTGATATAAACAGTACTCAAAGTTATTATAAAGAATTACCGTTACATAGAGCCTGCGCAAGAATAAGACCTCAAATGGATGTTATTAAATTATTATTAGAAAGAGGATCTAAAGTAAATATTGAAAATATAACAGGTAAAACACCTATTTTTAATTGTAACTTTAGTTTTTCGGTGGAGCTTTTGAATCTTCTTCTTAAGTATGGTGCAGATATCAAACACACTGACAAGTATGATAATACTATTTTACATGATGATTATATAATGTGTGGTGATCCATATGACTTTGAAGAATATTTAAAAGTCATTCTTTCTCTTGGCGTAGATATAAATTCAAAGAATAATGAAGGAAAAACACCATTGAATTTATGCAAGGATAGAAAGATTGAAAATATATTAATACAATATGGTGCAAAGACAATTATTAATTAA
- a CDS encoding YARHG domain-containing protein: MKKSIISCILCSLIAFTLIGCGGINISFDSDDKSAPKETNQDQNTDNKQDVSNETSENKDKTTQGETKQNQDTDNNPNVTVNINSDANSEKKDVIVIRDPIPTNVAHGSFIFYNSDCSYLSKNQISNLNNFELGIARNEIFARHGYIFSSQQFRTYFNAQSWYRPITKNVTLNKIETYNVDLIRAEENRRGITWN; the protein is encoded by the coding sequence ATGAAGAAGTCAATAATAAGTTGTATCCTTTGCAGTTTAATAGCTTTTACTCTTATAGGCTGCGGCGGTATCAATATCAGTTTTGATTCAGACGACAAATCAGCTCCAAAAGAAACTAATCAAGATCAAAACACTGACAATAAACAAGATGTTTCAAATGAAACATCTGAAAATAAAGATAAAACAACTCAGGGTGAAACTAAACAAAATCAAGATACTGATAATAATCCAAATGTAACAGTTAATATAAATAGCGATGCAAATTCTGAAAAAAAAGATGTAATAGTAATAAGAGACCCTATACCAACAAATGTAGCTCATGGAAGCTTTATATTTTATAATAGTGATTGTTCTTATTTGAGTAAAAATCAAATTTCGAATTTAAATAATTTTGAATTAGGCATTGCTAGAAATGAAATTTTCGCTAGACATGGTTATATATTTAGTTCACAACAATTTCGAACATATTTTAATGCACAAAGCTGGTATCGCCCTATTACTAAAAATGTTACTCTAAATAAAATAGAAACTTATAATGTTGACCTCATAAGAGCAGAAGAAAATAGAAGAGGAATCACATGGAACTAA